GAatataaaagaagaagaaaagacgcAAGTTGCAGCCATGCACAAGATACATCTGACGGGGCAATTAGTAATGTACAAAATACAGTTGGATATACTCATGTGCAACTACAAGATCATACCAGCCGTCAACATGAAGATCTCATCTACCTGCCAAAGGATTCTTTTCCTGCCATTCAAGGTAATCTCAGTACCAACTAGCATTTATCTATAATATTTGTCCATATAAAACATTGTGTGACGTATATGATGATTCGACAATCAACAGATAACATTGGGGAAACAGGAGAAATGCTTGGATATAATGATGACCCTGATGAAGAAATTCGTATGTTTAGTGGGCATGGTAAGTATTACTGTACTTAATCGACAATAGTACTTTTAAATATGATTTGTATTTCTAATCTAGCCTATTAAAAATGCAGGTTTTGAATTTCAGTCGTATTTAGAAAAGATTAATGGTGCAGTAGCAAATGGTTTTTGAAGGAAATGTTTCTGAAAATCGGGGAATTTTAGTTGTCTAGGGAAATCTGTTTTGCGAAGAAGTTTAGCCTAATCAAAACTGAAACTTTTATGTAGCAATTTGTAAATATGTTGTTACTCATTAGAGTATATTTTTTATGATGTTCTGTAAAATCTGATAAAAAGGACAAAGCTTGAGCTTTGAAGTAGATGATATATGTACACGTACCAAACACAAAGAGCACATATGTTTtcctctgtttttcttttgtttgaaGACAAGTGTGTCAAACTATGAATTTTAGGAAACTCAAAAAAAGAAATCCTTGGGTGTTCCTACATTGATGGTTTGCTATGTTAAAGGCCAACTTCAGGAAACCCTCTATCCGGTCTTAAAAAGAATATACTCCATCCAATACGAATTAACTGAAGCAACCTCTATACAATGTAAGTAAGAATTGCATAGAAGTCGCGTCAATTAATTCGGATTGGAGCGAGTAACTATTTATTCCCTTCGTCCCATATTAGTTGTTGTTGATACATCCGTTTTAGCGACAACTAATATGCGATAGAGGGAGTATTTTACTTATGTTGAGTTGCAAAGTTCACTTGGTGATGTTGGTGTACATTCATAAAGCTacacgtgcaaagcacgtgccATTTACTAGTACATTATAAATGAGGGGCCAGTGTTTGCACATGACGCTATCCGATGGAGTGGCTAGGGTAGCTCGACCACATTGTTCAGTTCGCTGGTCCGAACCCTATTGGGTAACATTTTTCGTTTCAGTTTTCTTGTGTACTGACAGAACAGGCCCCACTAGTCATAGAGACATAAGTATTTCACTAAAATCCTGTTTTGTCACTACAAATGCCACGCCAGCCAAATACGGTGCCACATCAGCACATTCTACATCTACAAATGAGCTTAGCACCATATTTGCACGTATGCGTCAAGTTTTAGTACCAGTTCGGCGTATTTTTCAAATTCAGGCACTAAAGTGAATATCTGTGGCAAGTTTAAACACCACAAGTGTTATTTCCTCTCTTTTTTAAACACCGAGTACAACATAGATGCACACACACTGATACAACGCTGATCAATGACTGGAGTCATGTAGCTTCAAGATATATTGACGAAGTCCATTAGATATTTTGGTTATATATGTATTAGTCTTTTTTTTGAATAACAGGTACAACGTAACAAAGGCCCTACCGATGGTTGTAGTCGAGCCCCTTCAAGATATATTAACAAAGACACGTGTATGTATCCTTTAGCTATATGTTTTCAAGATATATTAATGAAGCCATATGTGGAAGGGAATGCACAATGGTGGATAAGAAACTATTTTCCCATGCATTCCACGTCATTTAGAGAAGCTAAAAGATATGTTATATTTATATCTAGTAATTAGTGTTTGCATATTCCTAAAGTCAGCCTCTCACATTTAGTAACATAGTTAATCCATAATGCATAATATCATAGTTTGAAAATTAAAATGACCTAAGTAATTATTTTGTATGACTCATAGTAGCATCTCGTTTACTATGATATGGTATACCAATACCCTTTTTTTCATTTAATGCTATGTTTTGTCAGTGATGGGCCTAGTTGACATTGCATGAAGCTGCATGACATTACACTACATACCACACTGGGAGATCTTAGACATGACATCACATACAATGAACAGAGATGCCACAGCTTTGATATCATCTCTTATAGctaagaaggggggggggggagttcctaTTGTCTTCTTATGGAACAAGCCATAAGCAGATACCAAAATTTAGGGTCGATACATGGGCAGGAAACACTATGGCAGTGAAGTAACTTTGGAGAACCGTAAACTCAAGAATTTAGGACCATGTTGGGAAACCAAGTAACTTTAGGCCAAAATCTACATCAAAGCAGCCACAATGAAAACAAAATCCATGAATAAATTGAAGGACGTAGCCCATAGACTTGACATTATTTTTTAGTGTATATGTCCTTGGACCATTCTTTCAAATCTTACATTAAGTTACTGAGGTTTTTTAGGCATCATGATTTTCAAGCATAAATTTATTACTCCttctgatccatattaattgtcgctgaggGAGTACTCAAAAGATTGATGAACAACTTTATTGGCAATAATCTTGAGGGTTTAGCAATATCCATCATATTGTTAGAATATTAGACGGATATACGTCACATCTaccaaaaatattccaagcaaGCAATTTTTTcacattattttcaatttttttcaagcaTCATGAAAACAACTATGTCCATATGGAATTATCAATGTCGATTACCCAAAAACACACATCTGCCCATCGGTACTCCATTGGACAAACCGATCAATCACTCGATCAGTAGTAGTTTACGATGGATCGATAGGTCCTTCCGGCCTGCCATCCGGAGGGAATGACATTGCTGGCGATGAGCTGCTTGCCAGAGCCGGAGGTGAGGCGGATCGATATGGGCGCCTGCAGGGTGGACCTGGAGCTGTACTTCCACACCGCACCCGATAACTCCTGCATCGACGCCCATCCGATGTCGCGCTGCTGAAGCTCGACCGCCGACAGGTCACCGTCGCCGGCCTCGTACTCTATGAGCACTGCGAGGTAGTTTGGGTTGGAGCAGGCATCCACCTTGAAAACGATGTCCAGCCCGTGCCAGTTGCACGGAACCCTGCGAGCGAAGAATCAAATATTACCTCCATCCAAAAAAGCTTGTCTTAGACTTGTTCATATACGGATGTATCAACTTTTTAAAGGCGTAGTAGACAACAATTGATCGACGGAACATGGACGGAGCACTGGGCGTGAGAGCTGTGTGCGCTAGCTAGCTAGCCAGAGCTTACCGGTTGTAATGGACTCTAATGCTGCCGGCTTTGCGGAGGTTGTCGGCCTGGCCGAGCTTTGCCATGGCGCCGAACGCCTTCCCGCTGAGGTCGAAGTGGGCCGCCTCGGCCAGGCACGGCCCGCCACGGCACTCGTCTGTGACGACCACGGTCACCGGAAACCCAGAGCAAGCGGCATTGCCGGTGCATCTAACCTGGTAGCAAGCGCCGCAGCCCTTGCCGTTCTTGAAGATTGAGGGGCCGCCCGCCGTGATCATGGCGGAGAACGGCGGCCTCTCCACGTCGTGCTGGTACCCGCATGCACCACCTGCAGCACGCCCATGCACGCGTCAGTACACATAAACAGCTATATACGCGTcctagcatgcatgcatgcactctcACCACCGAGGTCTGCATGCATCAATGCATCGTCCATATACTCCTttcatctcaaaataagtgtctcaattttatactaactttagtgcaAAGTTATACTAAGTTTAAgaaacttattttgggatggagggaatacatgacTATAAATATGTGTGTACAGCTACGTACCGTCGGTGCCTGCGCCTTCGGGGGGAACGTACCACGTCGCGCCGCCGTGGGACCAACCGGACACGCTGCACGGAAGGAGGATGAGGAGGCAGCTCATGGCTAGAGCCGCTAAAGCGGCGAAGGACGAAGAAGCCATGCTTGTTCCGCGTAGGCCAGTACGTAGAGAAAGAAGAGAACGAACTGGAGGCAGATCCGGTGATGTGTGTGATAGCAAGCGTAGTCTTTTGCCATGTACTTTGATTTATAGGCAGCAAAGAGCTAGAGAGATCGCACGCTGATTAAATATGGATTTGAGGGGATATATTTTTTATTTAATGAGTACATTAGCAAAGATTTTGGGACTATCTATCCATTAGGCTGATCACAATAATAAGTATCATATGAGCATAGAGCTAGAGATATCGCAGGCTGATGATTAAATACGGATTTGAAGGGATTGTTTTACTTAATGAGTGAGTGTGACTGATTTTCATTTCGTTTTCAGGTCGAATTTCTATCCTATAGTTGGTTGACATATATGTGACCCTTTTGACCCGCTGCCAACAATCCCTCCCCTCCACCTCCACCTACTGTATTTTTTTACCATACCTCCACCTACTGTATACTGTAGACTTACGAGCATCTCCAATGCCGACATGTAAATTTCTCCGGTATATGTCCGTTTTTATGTCCGGAGATGGTCCGTAGACATGGTACAGGAGGAAGCAATCCAACGCTAATTGCAAAGTCTGAGAAGAGAAAAAGTAAGTGGAGACCATGCATGTGGTGGAATATTTGTGGGTTGGGAGAAGAGTGAGAAGAGGGGGACCATGCATGTGCAGatgagagaagagagagaagagagggacCACTTATGTGATTGGTCAATTGCATGTTCGGACTCTAGCAAAGCTCCCTCATTTTTGTCTTCAAAATACCGGATTTAGACGTCTGAACAGCTTCGCGGACTGATACAGGTCCCCATTGGATTGCAAAAGTGAACAAATATGTCCGGGCAAACATATACCAATGTTTTACAGGTCtcccttggagatgccctaagatcgAGAGGTGATGCGTCAGCCCATGATTGGATTCAGCTGAGCCCATCTGGTGAAATCCAAGGGAAGGAGAATTAGTTGAAAGATTACGTGAAAAGTTTGTAAACAGCCCATAGGTGTTTTTTTAAGGAGGATTacctcggcctctgcatcaaaatGATGCATATAGCCATGATATTAATCAAAATAGCCATCAAATACATAGTTTGATACAAATTCGCAAATGGTgctgaaataaaataaaattgccacaACCGGCCACAAGAAGAATAGATGATTATACACCTATCATATTGTTGGACCGTTATCCAAACCGGTTGTAACTATCCcgtgctaccccccccccccccccaatggttGCACCAATAAGCCGTACGCTCCTTGACTTCCGCACGGCTGAGTAACGACCGCATGTACGGATCCAGCCAGTTGCTCGGTAGCTGTCCTGCAAATTTTTTGTGATgttttgtctgttaaaaatcacGTCATTCCAACAACTCTATATAGCCTAAAGTAATGCATACACTTCGACTCGAATATGCGCCGATATTTTACGCTCTACCTCATTTAGTCATGTCCCAAATAAAGTGGCAATGGTATTGGAAGGACTTTAACGGCCACTGTATTGGAAGACCTTTAATTTTCAAGGGCACCTTAATTTTCCAAATATGAAGCGATCTTGAAACTGGACCAGTGTTTATCAAATCTATATACATAGATTTTACTAAGAATATCCCTGGCATCGAAAGTTTCAAGTGTGCAATTAATTAGATAGGTAGTTAATTACATATGCAATTAATTAGATCCAAGCTCTGTTTGTTTGTACTTTTGCTTCTGCTTTTACAGCTTTTTCACTTGGCAAAAAAGCCATAAAAGCTCCTAATATGATTTTTTTGCTTCGGCTTTTGGGTAATGAATCAATATTGTTATATGATGGTATAAAccaaaaacaaaagcaaaaagcaCCTATTTAGTAGCTTTTTTGCTTTTTTGCCAAAGTAAAAAAAACtgcaaaagcccaaacaaacacGACCCTAGTTAAATAGGAATTTTTTTCACGCCGAATCAATTTGAAAATCGATTCATTAATAGGGAGGTTGTTAATTAGGCCTATAGATAATTAGAAGTAGCTATTTCTTTAGTTAGAAGGGCAATTAATTAATTAGGCAAAAAGTTAATCACATCGAATCCATCATGCAGACATTAATACGAAAACAATTTGAAATCTAGTGCCGAATTCACTAATATAATGAATTAGCCAGACAATTAATTACATGTGCAATTATGTCCACTTAAATAGGGATGTTTTCACGCCGAATCAATTTTAAAACTAAATCATTAATGTAACTAATTAATTAGATAGATAATTAATTAAGCCTGCAAATAATTAGAAGTAGGGATTTTTCAGTTAGTGAGACAACTAATTAATTAAACAGACAGTTAATCGCGTAGAATCAGTTTGAAAGCACTCGCGGGCGAGAACGGCCAGCAGTCTCTCGCCGACGTTGCCGACTACTAGAAGGCTCTCAGCGCATGGCCGACCAACCCTTGCCAGCATGGACAAGGCCCATAAGCGCTCGCAACATGAGCGACCAAGCATTCGCCAAGATGAATGACGACCATGCTATGCACGATGTGCACACTGAGGATAGCCGAACCGTTCGCGGGCAAGGTCAACAGTCGCTCGCTCGAGGACGGCCAAGCTCCAATAGTCGAGGGCTTCGACTGCGCCTTCAAGGACAACGGTGACACCGAGGACAATAGGTCACACGTCACTATTTTTAAATATTGTTCCGTCTCATAGCAATACACGGGTATTTAGCCAGTAATTTATTACTTGTGAATAAAAAAGGCTCGTGTGTTCCTACCGGGTGGAAGGTATTTCTCCAACCAGAGGTGTCAATGGAACTTATTTTCAACGAACTGGAGTTCCCCTCCTTTCCATGTGCCCTTCGGTAATAGAAAGGCCAATATATTTATCATCTTAAACCAAAATTTCACCAGGTTTTTTCTTTAGCCCTATATATATGCCTATCTTCTTCTTTGTATAACTGAAGAGTATTACACACAAATACATACACATACACATGCACACACTCACACAACCCGTACTAAATACTGGAGTGGCATTGCTTCGAACTATATTGATGAAGCCGTATGTATCTATCGTTTGATTGTATAAATCATCAACggtatgcatttatgttttggctCTATATGTTTCCATCTTCTTCTTTCTATAAAACACTGAGTACAACATAGACACATTCCCAAAACACAGAATGATTCAGGAGCTACCCATCCTCAAGATACATTGACGAAGTCAAATGTATATATCTTTTGGTTGTATATGTATATATCTTGGTCTCCAAATATAATGTGTACTCTCATTTTATTTAATCTCCATATTAGCTATGTCCTacatcaaactttataaagtttgatcaagtttatagaaaacaataagAACATTTATAATAgtcatatatatataaataaatatatatatatatgttatgaaAATATATTCAATGATGAATTTAATAGTATTTGGTTTTGATTTGGTAATGTAGATGTCAATTATTTCTTCTACGAAATGGGTCAAAATTTACAAAGTTTAActtgagacaaagctaacatgcaatgcaaataaaacggagggagtgcaaCATAACATAGGCCTTACTGATGGTTGTAATTTTGTACCTTCAAGATATATTGACGAAGTCATATGTATCTATCTTATGGTTATATGTCTTCAAGATATATTGACAAAGTCATCTGCAAGGGCATGCATAATGGTTGATAAGGTTGTATTTACTTATGTACTCCACATCATCTAGATAAGTCAGAAAGCATGTTATACAAGGGATTATTTTTATCTCTAGCCATTATTTGTGCACTCCTGAAATCGTACGACTGAGAGATGACATCTTGATATCATCTCTTAGCTAAGAGAATACAAACCACATTTTTCATTTATCTCTCTTGCAACAAAGTCATATGTATCTATGCTTTGGCTATATAGAACAACACTAGTTTGTTTTCGGCACGTCTAGTTCCCACTGTCCTGTTATGAAACAGAGGATAAGCAATTACCAAATTTTAGGGTTGATCAATGGGTAAGAAACACTAAGACAAATAAGGAACTTTGAGCAATCGTAGACTCATGAACAACATGGGAAATCAAGTAACTTTAGGCCATAATCTACAAAAAATCAGCTACCAtggaaaaaaaaaattaaaatccaTGCATGAATTTAAGGGCGTACTCCGTTTCAAGACCTGGCACTATTTTTCAGTGTATATTAATTAATTACTTGGACCATTCTTTGAAATCCTAAATTAAGCAACTGAGTTTTTTTGTAGGCTCGTGATTTTCAATATAAGTTTAAACTAGAAAGACTGACAAACAACTCAGTTGGCAGTAATCttgtgggtttagcaatatctatcATATGGTCAGATCTGACAAAATATTCCAAGAAGAAATTTGCCACTTCAATTGCCATATTGAATTATCAATGTCGATTACAAGCAAGCACGTGGCTAATAATTAATTAACATAGGTACTAGATCCGACTGATGGAATGATCACTCGATCACTGGAAGTTTACGATGGATCGGTAGGTCTTGCCAGCCTGCCAGCCAGAATGGATGACATTGCTGGCGAGGAGCTTCTTGCCGGAGCCGGAGGTGGGGCGGGTCTATATGGGTGCCTGAAGGGTGGCCCCGGAGTTGTACTTCCACACCATGCCCCACAACTCCTGCATCGACGCCCGGCTGCCGCCGCGCTGCTGAAGCTCCACCGTCGACCGATCGCAGTCACCAGCCTCGTCCTCGATGAGCAGCGCAAGGTAGTTCGGTTGGAGCCGTCGTCCACCCTAAAGGCGATGTCCAGCCCATGCCAGTTGCACGGAACCCTGCGAGCGAAGAAATCAAAGAGATGACAATCGACCAATGGATCGAATGGAGGATGATGAGGCAGCTGctagctagtgttggaaatatgccctagaggcaataataaatggttattattatatttctttgttcatggtaattgtctattgttcatgctataattgtattatccggaaatcgtaatacatgtgtgaatacatagaccacaacatgtccctagtaagcctctagttaactagctcgttgatcaacagatagtcatggtttcctgactatggacattggatgtcattgataacgggatcacgtcattaggagaatgatgtgatggacaagacccaatcctaagcatagcataaaagatcgtgtagtttcgtttgctagagcttttccaatgtcaagtatcttttccttagaccatgagatcgtgcaagtcccggataccgtaggagtgctttgggtgtgccaaacgtcacaacgtaactgggtgactataaaggtgcactacgggtatctccgaaagtgtctgttgggttggcacggatcgagactggtatttgtcactccgtgtgacggagaggtatctctgggcccactcggtaatgcatcatcataatgagctctatgtgactaaggcgttagtcacgggatcatgcattgcggtacgagtaaagagacttgccggtaacgagattgaacaaggtattgggataccgacgatcgaatctcgggcaagtaacataccgattgacaaagggaattgcatacgggattgattgaatcctcgacatcgtggttcatccgatgagatcatcgtggaacatgtgggagccaacatgggtatccagatcccgctgttggttattgaccggagaggcgtctcggtcatgtctgcatgtctcccgaacccgtagggtctacacacttaaggttcggtgacgctagggttgtagagatatgtgtatgcggaaacccgaaagttgtttggagtcctggatgagatcccggacgtcacgaggagttccggaatggtccggaggtgaagaattatatataggaagtcaagtttcggccaccgggaatgtttcgggggttaccggtattgtaccgggaccaccggaagggtcccgggggtccaccgggtggggccacctatcccggagggccccgtgggctgaagtgggaagggaaccagcccctagtgggctgggcgcccccccatgggcctcccccccccccccccgcgcgcctagggttggaaaccctagggtgggggcgccccacttgccttggggggcaaggcacccccctggccgccgccccccatccagatgggatccctggccggcgcccccccccccccagggggcctatataaaggggggaagtGAGGGCAGCaagattacagccttgggcgcctccctcctcccctgctacacccctctctctcgtagaagctcggcgaagccatgctggcatcccgctacatccaccaccacgccgccgtgctgctggatctccatcaacctctccttcccccttgctggatcaagaaggaggagacgtcactgcaccgtacgtgtgttgaacgcggaggtgccattcgttcggcactcggtcatcggtgatttggatcacggcgagtacgactctgtcatccacgttcattggaacgcttccgctcgcgatctacaagggtatgtagatgaactcctt
This region of Triticum aestivum cultivar Chinese Spring chromosome 2D, IWGSC CS RefSeq v2.1, whole genome shotgun sequence genomic DNA includes:
- the LOC123055593 gene encoding expansin-B15-like, with translation MASSSFAALAALAMSCLLILLPCSVSGWSHGGATWYVPPEGAGTDGGACGYQHDVERPPFSAMITAGGPSIFKNGKGCGACYQVRCTGNAACSGFPVTVVVTDECRGGPCLAEAAHFDLSGKAFGAMAKLGQADNLRKAGSIRVHYNRVPCNWHGLDIVFKVDACSNPNYLAVLIEYEAGDGDLSAVELQQRDIGWASMQELSGAVWKYSSRSTLQAPISIRLTSGSGKQLIASNVIPSGWQAGRTYRSIVNYY